In Candidatus Pelagibacter ubique HIMB140, a single window of DNA contains:
- the ftsY gene encoding signal recognition particle-docking protein FtsY gives MGIFEKFKSGFKKSASAFTSGLRDIVVKKEIDDKTLDRIEDYLIQSDVGVASASEIREIISKTKIDPNKDLTTEINNILKDYIISVMKPLENNEFFKNKEKLNAILVSGVNGVGKTTTIGKISKILKENGNKVMLAASDTFRAAAIEQLENWAKKINVEITKSSQGSDPASVAYKAIETSISNNFNQVLIDTAGRLQNKKNLMEEYKKIANVTKKIDESAPHDVILVLDATSGQNVLNQVEEFNKIIPITGLVMTKLDGTAKGGILLAVAKKYKIPIIALGLGEKEDDLQIFEAEKFADAFTQIT, from the coding sequence ATGGGAATTTTCGAAAAATTTAAATCAGGGTTTAAAAAAAGTGCTTCAGCTTTTACATCGGGCCTAAGAGATATAGTTGTCAAAAAAGAAATTGATGACAAAACTTTAGACAGAATTGAGGATTATTTAATTCAATCAGATGTTGGGGTAGCTTCTGCCTCAGAAATTAGAGAAATAATCTCAAAAACAAAAATAGATCCAAACAAAGATTTAACTACTGAGATAAATAATATTCTTAAAGACTACATAATCTCAGTTATGAAACCTCTAGAAAATAATGAATTTTTTAAAAATAAAGAAAAACTTAATGCCATTTTAGTTTCTGGAGTTAACGGCGTTGGTAAAACAACAACTATTGGGAAAATTAGTAAAATATTAAAAGAAAATGGTAATAAAGTTATGTTGGCAGCATCAGATACATTTAGAGCTGCTGCTATAGAGCAATTAGAAAATTGGGCAAAAAAAATTAATGTTGAAATTACAAAATCTTCACAAGGTTCTGATCCTGCATCTGTAGCCTATAAGGCAATAGAAACTTCTATATCAAACAATTTTAATCAAGTTTTAATTGATACTGCTGGAAGATTACAAAATAAAAAAAACCTAATGGAAGAATATAAAAAAATAGCAAATGTTACAAAAAAAATAGATGAAAGTGCACCTCATGATGTGATTTTAGTTTTAGATGCAACTTCAGGTCAAAACGTTTTAAATCAAGTTGAAGAATTTAATAAAATTATTCCAATTACAGGATTAGTAATGACAAAATTAGATGGAACAGCTAAGGGGGGAATACTTCTAGCTGTAGCCAAAAAGTATAAAATACCAATTATTGCACTTGGTTTAGGGGAAAAAGAAGATGATCTGCAAATTTTTGAAGCTGAAAAATTTGCTGATGCCTTTACACAAATTACTTAA
- a CDS encoding alpha/beta hydrolase, with translation MYHPQENNYSGDKIEVEIEKVQIQTTDNISLLGWFHKKDLKKFKTVVYFHGNAGSLENRIHKLNHFKNMNVNFLIIAWRGFSGNLGKPSENALYEDGKSAINWLKNKGLSDSDLIIYGESLGTGIATEVSQNKKYAGLILETPFTSMIAAAKNFYPYVPVSLILKDKYKNDEKIKNINIPVLVMHGEKDQIVPFSMGKKMFDLANDPKSSYFTKHDDHMMEFDNNMVFQLSSFIKSLN, from the coding sequence ATGTATCATCCCCAGGAAAATAATTATTCAGGAGATAAAATAGAAGTAGAAATAGAAAAAGTTCAAATTCAAACAACAGACAACATTAGCCTTTTAGGATGGTTTCATAAAAAAGATTTGAAAAAATTTAAGACTGTTGTTTATTTTCATGGAAATGCAGGAAGCCTAGAAAATAGAATTCATAAATTGAATCATTTTAAAAATATGAATGTAAATTTTTTAATTATCGCTTGGCGTGGATTTAGTGGAAATTTAGGAAAACCATCTGAAAATGCTTTATATGAGGATGGAAAAAGTGCAATTAACTGGCTTAAAAATAAAGGTTTGAGTGACAGTGATTTAATCATTTATGGAGAGTCACTTGGCACAGGAATTGCAACTGAGGTTTCTCAAAATAAAAAATATGCTGGTTTAATTTTAGAAACACCTTTCACTTCAATGATTGCTGCAGCTAAGAATTTTTATCCATACGTTCCTGTCTCTCTAATATTGAAAGATAAATATAAAAATGATGAAAAAATAAAAAATATTAATATTCCAGTTTTAGTTATGCATGGCGAAAAAGATCAAATTGTTCCTTTTTCAATGGGCAAGAAGATGTTTGATTTAGCAAATGATCCAAAGTCCTCTTATTTTACCAAACATGACGATCATATGATGGAATTTGATAATAATATGGTTTTCCAACTAAGTTCATTTATAAAAAGTTTAAATTAA
- a CDS encoding DMT family transporter, with product MFSQNKNLLAYPILFIQPIFMASNLIIARGGVEFVPPISLAFWRWLFCFLILLPFTFNYLFKNYKIYKKELPKLFILGSLACGVCGAFPFIAGKTTTIVNMGIIYSSSPIFIILISYFFFKEKLTFLRAIGIFICFSGVLLIIIKADLSTLFNLKFTSGDIWMVGASVGWALYTIYLYHWKSSLPLLERFTLISMFGFISLLPFFLIENFYYFKTTFSYEFYFWVLFAALSPSIIAFLLFNHVNKILGASITGSVLYLYTVYGAAYGHFFFNENLYFYHLVGSLMVFLGIYLIRKKYETKT from the coding sequence TTGTTTAGTCAAAATAAAAATTTATTAGCCTACCCAATACTTTTCATTCAGCCTATTTTTATGGCTTCTAATTTAATAATTGCCCGAGGTGGTGTTGAATTTGTGCCTCCAATATCTTTAGCTTTTTGGAGATGGTTATTTTGTTTTTTGATATTATTGCCTTTTACTTTTAATTATTTATTCAAGAATTATAAAATTTATAAAAAGGAGCTACCAAAGTTATTTATATTAGGATCTTTGGCCTGTGGTGTTTGTGGAGCATTTCCCTTTATCGCTGGTAAAACTACAACAATAGTTAACATGGGTATAATATATTCATCATCTCCTATATTTATAATTTTAATATCCTACTTCTTTTTCAAAGAGAAATTAACATTTTTACGAGCAATAGGAATTTTTATATGTTTTAGTGGTGTTTTGTTAATTATTATCAAAGCAGACTTAAGTACTTTGTTTAATCTCAAATTTACATCTGGAGATATTTGGATGGTAGGTGCATCTGTAGGCTGGGCTTTATATACTATTTATTTATATCACTGGAAATCTTCACTTCCTTTATTAGAAAGATTCACTCTAATATCAATGTTTGGATTTATTAGTCTACTACCTTTTTTTTTAATAGAAAACTTTTATTATTTCAAAACAACATTTAGTTATGAGTTTTATTTTTGGGTTCTTTTTGCTGCATTATCTCCTAGTATAATTGCTTTTTTACTTTTTAATCATGTTAATAAAATTTTAGGAGCATCAATTACAGGTTCGGTTCTTTACTTGTATACAGTTTATGGTGCAGCGTATGGCCACTTCTTCTTCAATGAAAATTTATATTTTTATCATTTGGTAGGATCTTTGATGGTATTTTTAGGTATTTATTTAATAAGAAAAAAATATGAAACTAAAACGTAG
- a CDS encoding amidase, whose translation MTDVFSLKVEELAVKIKEAQITSVELCKIYIDRINKFEKDVKAWAHLDKKLLLEKASEADEHRKSGKPLGPLHGIPVAVKDIVGTVDMPTECGTSIRKGKSYSQNAEIVDLLISAGAIIMGKTSTSELAFLGPSKTTNPHDYSRTPGGSSSGSAAAVASFMAPLAIGSQTGGSVIRPASYCGVVGYKPSYGLISRNGVLKTSEKLDHIGVFGRSVEDVALLAKILIKKDNYDTATVHYSSDEMLVETKKGPMFDPKFIFYKTDHWKLLGKKSREAFEYFIKSFKNNIEVFDTPSYFKDIHKYHQIIHETDLANNFSLYYKKYKKKLSKYMQDAISKGNKHSAKEYAEAIDFMKRSYESYKEVFEDYHGVLSPSSPGVALKGLKSTGTAEFNKVWSYLGTPCISLPILQGENNLPLGVQLIGAKYDDQRFLGVANWLEKECNN comes from the coding sequence ATGACAGATGTTTTTTCATTAAAAGTTGAAGAACTTGCTGTAAAAATTAAAGAAGCACAAATTACATCAGTAGAGTTATGTAAAATTTATATAGACAGAATAAATAAATTTGAAAAAGATGTAAAAGCATGGGCGCATTTAGATAAAAAACTTTTACTAGAAAAGGCATCAGAGGCTGATGAACATAGGAAATCAGGCAAACCACTCGGTCCACTTCATGGAATACCTGTTGCGGTAAAAGATATTGTTGGAACTGTTGATATGCCTACAGAATGTGGAACATCAATAAGAAAAGGGAAATCATATTCTCAAAATGCTGAAATAGTTGATCTATTAATATCTGCTGGAGCAATTATAATGGGCAAAACATCAACATCAGAATTGGCATTTTTAGGTCCTTCAAAAACTACAAATCCTCATGATTATTCTAGAACCCCAGGTGGATCATCTAGTGGATCTGCAGCAGCAGTAGCTTCTTTTATGGCTCCGCTTGCAATTGGTTCTCAAACAGGAGGTTCGGTTATAAGACCTGCATCTTATTGCGGAGTTGTTGGTTATAAGCCCAGTTATGGATTAATAAGTAGAAATGGAGTTCTTAAAACATCTGAAAAATTAGATCACATAGGTGTTTTTGGAAGATCGGTTGAAGATGTTGCTCTTCTTGCTAAAATTTTAATCAAAAAAGATAATTATGATACAGCAACAGTCCATTACTCTAGTGATGAAATGTTAGTAGAAACAAAAAAAGGACCTATGTTTGATCCTAAATTTATTTTTTACAAAACTGATCATTGGAAGCTTCTTGGAAAAAAATCAAGAGAAGCATTTGAATACTTTATAAAATCATTCAAAAATAATATCGAAGTTTTTGATACACCTTCGTACTTTAAAGATATTCATAAATACCATCAAATAATTCATGAGACAGATTTAGCTAATAATTTTTCACTCTATTATAAAAAATATAAGAAAAAATTATCTAAGTATATGCAAGATGCAATTTCAAAAGGTAACAAACATTCCGCAAAAGAATATGCAGAAGCTATAGATTTTATGAAAAGAAGCTATGAATCTTATAAGGAAGTTTTTGAGGACTATCATGGTGTTTTATCTCCATCTAGTCCTGGAGTAGCACTGAAAGGTTTAAAAAGCACAGGAACGGCAGAATTTAATAAAGTATGGTCTTATTTAGGTACACCTTGTATATCATTACCTATACTTCAAGGTGAAAACAATTTACCTTTAGGTGTACAATTAATTGGTGCAAAATACGATGATCAAAGATTTTTAGGTGTTGCTAATTGGCTAGAAAAAGAATGTAATAATTAA
- a CDS encoding TRAP transporter large permease — protein sequence MLFSLTNPEIAILMMGMFLFAVLLGFPIAFTLMAMGIGFGYFAYYDATMMEHIFDNRIFQLFVQNTYTVMDNNVLTAVPLFLFMGYLVERAGIVAKLFFAIRLAAHRLPASMAVAALITCTLFSTATGIIGAVVTLMGLLAWPAMVKAGYDKKFASGIICAGGCLGILIPPSIMLIVYSVIAQLSPLRLFAAAIFPGLLLAGLYIAYAVFRAWLNPSIAPRPPKEDIPPTGEILKEVLVSFVPLFGLIMLVLGTILAGIATPAEAAAAGAFGAILLSWFYKTLKWQNFKESVFLTAKTTAMIMWLFIGSWTFSSVFSYLGGHEVFEHFFTSINITTWQFLIITQIIIFLLGWPLEWTEILIIFVPIFLPLLEVFGVNPYFFAMLIALNLQTSFLTPPMAMSAYYLKGVQKSNVELMDIFRGIMPFLAIVIFAMFLMYMFPGIALWLPETLFAQ from the coding sequence ATGTTATTTAGTTTAACAAATCCAGAAATTGCAATTTTAATGATGGGTATGTTTTTGTTTGCAGTTCTTTTAGGTTTCCCGATTGCTTTCACTTTAATGGCTATGGGAATAGGCTTTGGATATTTTGCTTATTACGATGCAACAATGATGGAGCACATTTTTGATAATCGTATATTCCAATTGTTTGTTCAAAATACTTATACTGTTATGGACAACAACGTTCTTACGGCTGTGCCTTTATTTTTATTCATGGGATATCTAGTTGAAAGAGCAGGGATTGTAGCTAAACTATTTTTTGCAATTAGATTGGCAGCACATAGACTTCCAGCTTCAATGGCGGTAGCTGCACTAATTACTTGTACATTATTTTCGACAGCTACAGGAATTATTGGTGCTGTTGTAACTTTGATGGGATTGTTAGCATGGCCTGCAATGGTTAAAGCAGGTTATGATAAAAAATTTGCGTCAGGAATTATTTGCGCTGGTGGATGTTTAGGAATTTTAATTCCACCGAGTATTATGCTTATTGTTTATTCAGTAATAGCCCAACTATCACCATTAAGACTTTTTGCAGCAGCAATATTTCCAGGTCTACTTTTAGCAGGTCTTTACATTGCATATGCAGTATTTAGAGCATGGTTAAATCCATCTATTGCTCCTAGACCTCCAAAAGAAGATATTCCACCAACTGGTGAAATTTTAAAAGAAGTTTTGGTTTCTTTCGTTCCCCTGTTTGGTTTAATTATGCTTGTATTAGGTACTATTTTGGCAGGTATTGCAACTCCAGCAGAAGCAGCTGCAGCAGGAGCTTTTGGGGCAATACTTTTATCTTGGTTTTATAAAACACTTAAATGGCAAAACTTTAAAGAGTCTGTGTTTTTAACCGCTAAGACAACTGCAATGATCATGTGGTTGTTTATTGGTTCCTGGACTTTTTCATCAGTGTTTTCTTATTTAGGTGGACACGAAGTATTTGAGCACTTCTTTACCTCTATAAATATTACTACGTGGCAGTTTTTAATCATTACTCAAATAATCATTTTCCTTTTAGGATGGCCTTTAGAATGGACTGAAATTTTGATTATTTTTGTTCCAATATTCTTGCCATTGTTAGAGGTATTTGGTGTTAATCCATATTTCTTTGCAATGTTAATTGCTTTAAATTTACAAACATCGTTTTTAACCCCACCCATGGCTATGTCGGCTTATTATTTAAAAGGAGTTCAAAAATCTAATGTTGAACTTATGGATATATTCAGAGGAATAATGCCATTTTTAGCAATTGTAATATTTGCGATGTTTTTAATGTATATGTTCCCAGGAATAGCGCTTTGGTTACCGGAAACTTTATTTGCACAATAA
- a CDS encoding TRAP transporter small permease subunit, translated as MKSFIQFADTLSTSMGKAFSWCIVVLMGGTVYEVVMAYVFNSPTLWNFDFSMQMYGAILMMSGAYCLATESHVRGDVIYRLFSQKTQAWIDLVLYFIFFFPGVIALAFYGYEYAALAWKIKETSWSSPAQIQIYMVKSMIPAAGVLLIIQGISEVFRSIICIQTGQWPARMVVAEETEQVLMRTAQEEDKKNVI; from the coding sequence ATGAAGTCATTTATTCAATTTGCAGATACTCTCAGCACATCGATGGGTAAAGCTTTTTCGTGGTGCATAGTAGTTTTAATGGGAGGAACTGTTTATGAAGTAGTTATGGCTTATGTTTTTAATTCACCTACACTTTGGAATTTTGATTTTAGTATGCAAATGTATGGTGCAATTTTAATGATGTCAGGCGCATATTGTTTAGCTACAGAATCACATGTTAGAGGTGACGTTATTTACAGATTATTTAGTCAAAAAACTCAGGCTTGGATTGATTTGGTTTTATACTTTATTTTCTTTTTTCCAGGTGTGATCGCGTTAGCTTTTTATGGATATGAATATGCTGCGCTTGCTTGGAAAATAAAAGAGACTAGTTGGAGTAGTCCAGCTCAAATCCAAATTTATATGGTTAAATCGATGATACCAGCTGCAGGTGTTTTATTAATTATTCAAGGCATCAGTGAAGTATTTAGATCTATTATATGTATTCAAACAGGTCAATGGCCAGCACGAATGGTCGTTGCTGAAGAAACAGAACAAGTTTTAATGAGAACAGCTCAAGAAGAGGACAAAAAAAATGTTATTTAG
- a CDS encoding TRAP transporter substrate-binding protein, with translation MIKNKKSLKSSKTPSRRKFFKAAAATGAATAAAVAMPNIALGDGHVTLKMQAAWPSGANIFFEMASDYAKMVSDMSGGKLKIDVQPVGAVVKTSEIGQAVSSGVVDMGHWVTAYWYGKNPAASLFGTGPSYGMSSQEVMGWMEYGGGRALYEEAVKSVGFNYTGFFHMPMPAQPFGWFKKNVTKVSDVKGMKYRTVGLATNVLTAMGMVVRQLPGGEIQPAMKTGLIDAAEFNNPTSDSQFGMQDVSKHYHLGSFHQSQEMFEIPMNTKRLNSLSPEHQAILRNAAYAANSDNYFKALVRYSTDLAKLMNEHKVNVYQTSDAILAEQLKGWDKVVGEFSAKDAFFKKVVDSQKAYAKRTMKYLLMNQPNYKLAYENEFGPIEKVKI, from the coding sequence ATGATTAAGAATAAAAAATCTTTGAAGAGTTCTAAAACTCCTTCAAGAAGAAAGTTCTTCAAAGCAGCGGCAGCAACTGGTGCAGCAACAGCAGCAGCAGTGGCTATGCCAAACATTGCTTTAGGTGACGGTCACGTTACTTTAAAAATGCAAGCTGCTTGGCCATCAGGTGCTAACATATTTTTCGAAATGGCTTCAGACTATGCGAAAATGGTTAGTGACATGTCAGGTGGTAAATTAAAAATTGATGTGCAACCAGTTGGAGCAGTTGTAAAAACTTCTGAAATTGGTCAAGCAGTTAGTTCTGGAGTAGTAGATATGGGTCACTGGGTGACAGCATACTGGTACGGAAAAAACCCTGCTGCATCTCTTTTTGGAACAGGTCCTTCATACGGAATGTCGTCTCAAGAAGTTATGGGATGGATGGAGTATGGTGGAGGAAGAGCATTATATGAAGAAGCTGTAAAAAGTGTAGGATTTAATTACACAGGTTTCTTCCATATGCCAATGCCTGCACAGCCTTTTGGTTGGTTCAAAAAGAACGTAACTAAAGTATCTGATGTTAAAGGTATGAAGTATAGAACTGTTGGTCTAGCGACTAACGTTTTAACTGCTATGGGAATGGTTGTAAGACAGTTACCAGGTGGTGAAATCCAACCAGCAATGAAAACTGGTTTGATTGATGCTGCTGAGTTTAACAACCCAACATCAGACTCACAGTTTGGAATGCAAGACGTCTCTAAACACTATCACTTAGGAAGTTTCCACCAATCTCAGGAAATGTTTGAAATTCCTATGAACACTAAGAGACTAAACAGCCTTTCACCTGAACATCAAGCTATCTTGAGAAATGCTGCTTATGCTGCAAACTCAGATAACTACTTTAAAGCATTGGTTAGATATTCAACTGACCTTGCTAAGTTGATGAATGAGCATAAGGTTAATGTTTACCAAACGTCTGATGCTATCCTAGCAGAACAATTAAAAGGTTGGGATAAAGTTGTAGGAGAGTTTTCTGCTAAAGATGCTTTCTTCAAAAAAGTAGTAGACTCACAAAAAGCATACGCTAAGAGAACTATGAAGTATCTGTTGATGAATCAACCGAACTACAAATTAGCTTATGAAAATGAGTTTGGTCCAATCGAAAAAGTTAAAATCTAA
- a CDS encoding ABC transporter ATP-binding protein, translating to MAKIDLSNISHSYNPNDPNPIYALNPFSMTWENGNRYAILGPSGCGKTTMLNIVSGLVRPSAGKILFDDNDVTDLKTEERNIAQVFQFPVIYNTMTVFENLAFPLKCRDFSKAKIDERVNSVAETLNLKSFLNFPARKLTADQKQLISLGRGLVREDVAAVLMDEPLTVIDPDLKFRLRRNLKEINEQYKTTLVYVTHDQNEAMTFADNIIVMSEGEVVQTGSPKELFERPNTTFVGYFIGSPAMNLFDSEATSENTVKINNITIKTNTDLSNLKSKNIKLGIRSEFIKIAKNQSDNLIDVNVQKVEDFGNYKLITARMDNFEIKSKVNRETEISGEKIKLHIPAEKCCIYENNKLI from the coding sequence ATGGCTAAAATTGATTTAAGTAATATCTCGCATTCTTATAATCCAAATGATCCAAATCCAATTTATGCATTAAATCCATTTTCGATGACTTGGGAGAATGGAAATAGATATGCAATCCTAGGTCCTTCTGGATGTGGAAAAACAACAATGTTAAATATTGTTTCTGGATTAGTTAGACCATCAGCTGGAAAAATATTGTTTGATGATAATGATGTTACAGATTTAAAAACAGAAGAAAGAAATATTGCTCAAGTTTTTCAGTTTCCAGTAATTTATAACACTATGACAGTTTTTGAAAATCTTGCTTTTCCACTAAAGTGTAGAGATTTCTCAAAAGCTAAAATAGATGAAAGAGTTAATTCTGTTGCAGAAACTTTAAATTTAAAATCTTTTTTAAATTTCCCTGCACGAAAATTAACAGCAGATCAAAAACAATTGATATCTTTAGGAAGAGGTTTGGTTAGAGAAGATGTTGCAGCGGTTTTAATGGATGAGCCTTTGACCGTTATTGATCCTGATTTAAAATTTAGATTGAGAAGAAATCTAAAAGAAATAAACGAGCAATACAAAACAACTTTAGTTTATGTAACACATGATCAAAACGAAGCTATGACATTTGCAGACAATATAATTGTGATGAGTGAAGGAGAAGTTGTGCAAACAGGTTCACCTAAAGAATTATTTGAAAGACCAAATACAACTTTTGTTGGTTACTTTATTGGTTCACCTGCTATGAATTTATTTGATAGTGAAGCAACTTCAGAAAATACTGTTAAAATAAATAATATAACAATTAAGACGAATACAGATTTGTCTAATTTAAAAAGTAAAAATATAAAATTAGGAATTAGATCTGAGTTTATTAAAATTGCAAAAAATCAAAGCGATAACCTTATTGATGTAAATGTTCAAAAAGTTGAAGATTTTGGTAATTACAAATTGATTACTGCAAGAATGGATAACTTTGAAATTAAGTCTAAAGTTAATAGAGAAACTGAAATTTCAGGTGAAAAAATTAAACTACATATACCAGCTGAAAAATGCTGTATTTACGAAAATAATAAACTAATTTAG
- a CDS encoding ABC transporter ATP-binding protein, which translates to MNLIANNLTYKPSEEYHLNEVSFNFKEGNLYTILGRTLSGKTTLLKTIAGLLTPDSGAIEFDGKDFLKIPVWQRNVAMVYQQFINYPHLNVFENIAFPLRQRKIDNEEIKNKVMESLKSVGLVGYENRKIQELSGGQQQRVSLARSLVKNAKILLLDEPLVNLDYKLREQLREEFKSLFSKGLADETILIYSTTDPRETMELNGEVIVLDEGKVLQVGPAKEIFENPSSLKVAEISNDPPMNIIEAEISNDQIRFEGIEIKAPNHLSKLTDSGLKIGLRSSDIELDENGHEFEVELAEISGSETLLHLKRGSIKIIISIEEVLNFKIHDKIKIDFKIDRAYAFGANGKLASSPFGENNG; encoded by the coding sequence ATGAATTTAATAGCTAACAATTTAACTTATAAACCAAGTGAGGAATATCACTTAAATGAAGTATCATTTAATTTTAAAGAGGGGAATTTATACACAATTCTTGGAAGAACATTATCAGGTAAAACAACTTTATTAAAAACTATAGCTGGGCTTTTAACCCCAGACAGTGGTGCCATCGAATTTGATGGTAAAGATTTTTTAAAGATTCCAGTTTGGCAAAGAAATGTAGCGATGGTGTATCAACAATTTATTAATTATCCTCATTTAAATGTATTTGAAAATATTGCTTTTCCTTTAAGACAAAGAAAAATCGATAATGAAGAAATCAAAAATAAAGTAATGGAATCTTTAAAATCGGTTGGGTTAGTTGGTTACGAAAATAGAAAAATCCAAGAGTTATCTGGTGGTCAGCAACAACGTGTCTCTCTAGCAAGATCATTAGTTAAAAATGCTAAAATATTATTGTTAGATGAGCCTTTGGTAAATTTAGATTACAAACTGAGAGAACAACTTAGAGAAGAATTTAAGAGCTTGTTTTCAAAGGGTTTAGCGGATGAAACTATCTTAATTTATTCTACTACAGATCCAAGAGAAACCATGGAATTAAATGGAGAGGTTATTGTTTTAGATGAAGGTAAGGTACTACAAGTAGGTCCAGCAAAAGAAATATTTGAGAACCCAAGCTCATTAAAAGTTGCTGAAATTTCTAACGATCCACCAATGAATATTATTGAAGCAGAAATATCTAACGATCAAATTAGATTTGAAGGTATTGAAATCAAAGCGCCAAATCATTTATCAAAGTTAACAGATAGCGGATTAAAGATTGGTTTGAGATCATCAGATATTGAACTTGATGAAAATGGTCATGAATTTGAAGTTGAGCTTGCTGAAATTAGTGGTTCCGAAACTTTACTCCATCTAAAAAGAGGAAGTATAAAAATTATTATTTCTATAGAAGAGGTTTTAAATTTTAAAATTCATGACAAGATTAAAATAGATTTTAAAATAGACAGAGCTTATGCCTTTGGTGCTAATGGTAAATTAGCATCCTCACCATTTGGAGAAAATAATGGCTAA
- a CDS encoding carbohydrate ABC transporter permease — MSKFYTFLKYFFIVFWAVFVVAPFLWALTTSFKDFQSVNGGVTYIPWVDFEPNLEGWKVLIKSPAKGGVDIVEPYFNSLFVTCTASLISIILGTLSAYALSRYTFKAGFVKNNDITFFFISQRIMPPIVLSIPFFLFLSSINLLDSLLGLIVVYIVLLMPIAVWIMVDFFNKVPREIDETALIDGCNPYQAFLKVVLPNSIPGLIVAGMFCIIFGWIDFFFAFILTFTEVQLLPVKIVALNSSVTPWWSLSASALVSVAPLIIVAFIVERYLSKGNLSGAIK; from the coding sequence ATGAGCAAATTTTATACATTTTTAAAATATTTTTTTATTGTCTTCTGGGCAGTGTTTGTTGTTGCTCCTTTTCTATGGGCTCTAACTACATCGTTCAAAGATTTTCAATCTGTAAATGGGGGAGTTACCTACATACCGTGGGTAGATTTTGAGCCTAATTTAGAGGGTTGGAAAGTTTTGATAAAATCTCCAGCCAAAGGTGGAGTTGATATAGTAGAACCTTATTTCAATAGTTTATTTGTAACGTGTACTGCAAGTTTAATTAGTATAATTCTTGGCACACTGTCAGCTTATGCTTTATCCAGATACACCTTTAAAGCGGGTTTTGTAAAAAATAATGACATTACATTTTTCTTTATCTCTCAAAGAATTATGCCGCCAATTGTTTTATCAATTCCATTTTTCTTATTTTTAAGTTCAATCAATCTACTGGATAGTCTTTTAGGATTAATTGTAGTTTATATTGTTTTACTGATGCCTATAGCAGTTTGGATTATGGTTGATTTCTTTAATAAAGTTCCAAGAGAAATTGATGAAACAGCTTTGATTGATGGATGTAATCCTTATCAAGCTTTCTTAAAAGTAGTGTTACCAAATTCTATACCGGGATTAATTGTTGCTGGTATGTTTTGTATTATTTTTGGATGGATTGACTTCTTCTTTGCATTCATTTTAACTTTTACAGAAGTACAGTTATTACCAGTTAAAATTGTTGCTCTGAACTCATCTGTTACACCATGGTGGAGTTTGTCAGCATCTGCTCTCGTTTCTGTTGCACCATTAATTATAGTAGCCTTCATTGTTGAGAGATATCTATCTAAAGGAAATCTATCAGGAGCAATTAAATAA